In Ailuropoda melanoleuca isolate Jingjing unplaced genomic scaffold, ASM200744v2 unplaced-scaffold9208, whole genome shotgun sequence, the DNA window CTCTGAGCCTGGGTCAGCAGACACTTTCTCAAGGGCTGCCTGGGGAGGATTTTAGGACTTGTGGTCATGGTCACATGGTCTGTATCTCCGCCGTTCTGCTCTGTCTGCGGCTTAAAGTCGATGAGACCACAGACCGTGGCCACAGAGCACACAGAGCACACAAAGGCAAAGGGGCACGGCCACAGTGGTCGGGGAAAGGCAAGCGACGGTGGCACCCACGTGTGCTGAGCAAGGAAGCAAATGTCTTTATTAAGAAAATGCGTGGCTAGCGAGATCAGGGGTCCCTGCTCTCACCCTCAGGGATGGGAGACTGCGTTAGTGTGGATAAAGGCACAAAACAGAGAGGGTCCCAGGAGGGAACGCGGGAGGTCCCCGAGCCCGTGCTCCCGCCCCCGAGAGCGTCCGGACCAGCCCTCCCGGCGGCCACTGCGCGCGCGGTCGGCCCCTATCTACACCGGCCGCATCTTCATCTCCGACACCTTGTAGCTGTAGTTGTAGCCTTTCCCCGACTTCCAGTTGACGCCGTTTGCAAAGGACTCGTGGGACCCCCGGAGGTAGAGACCATTGAGGTTCGACAGGTGACACTTAAAGTACCACCAGCCCCCCTGGTAGCGGTCCGCACAGTTTTCAGAATTTGAGTCGTTGTCCTGGTCTTTGGTGGAGAAGGGCTGGTCGTTGTGGTATGTCAGGGAATCACCTGCATGGAAGGAGAACGGGCCATTTTATTTGGATCCCAGGTCTAGGCAGGAACTGCAGTGACCGGGTGTTCAAGACGTGCACTGCACAAGTCTAGGGGGTGCCAGGGAACACTTGCTCTCTGGTACAGTGGCCTTGGCATCCCGTCACCCCATCTGTCCCTGCCAGCTGGCAGGCCCCTGTCTTGGAGGGAGGCCACTCTCTGCCCTGGACCCCCAGGTTCCTCGGCAGGGAGCtccgggcaccaggaagcaggaACTCGGGCTCCACAGACATGTGCTACACTGTCACCCTGTCCCCGTCTTTGTCAGTGATGGCAGTATATACCACGTCTTCCTGGACTTTGTACGGAATGTGTCCCATCGACTCCATCGCTGCCATGAGGCGTGGGTAACATTTTCTTCTTCGCATGTGGACGGAGAACACGTCTGGCCGCCACTGCTCTCCACGTGAAAGGGGCGGAGCCGGGACGGGAAGCAGGTCCCCTCTGCTccgccacccaggcccctcggCCCAGGGCGGACACTCACCTGCGCTGCCCCCAACGAAGGCCCCCAGGACCAGCCGGTACTTCTCGGCCTCGCCCGCCACCCGGAACGAGCTGTACTTggcaaactggtggttgccctCGAAGTCCACGAGGTCTACGCGGAGCTCGCTGGTTCCTGGGGCAGAAAGGCCGTGAGGGCCGAGCACAGGACCCCCCGTctgcagggctgggaggtgggaacGGAGGAAAGTGCGCAGGGCCCTCTGAACCTGGGGTCCAGGGACGGTCCGCACGCTCCTACGGGAAGTTCTTGGTTACGTGAGGGACCGTGAAGACCGCTTCCCGCGAGGCCTTCTCCCGCACCCGATTCCCCTCCTCGTGTCCGAGCGCTGGAACACGACACTGTCCTACACCAACAACGGGCATTTTCCTGGAGGGTTGCGACATCACTCCCAGCCCCATGCGCTACCCGCTTGGGGGATCCTGCGTGTGGGAAGGTCGGGGCTCCCTGGAGCAGGTGTTTCAGGAGATGGCCAGGAGgcactgggcagggaggggggatggCCCACCTGGCTGCCTGCTCAGGACAGCGACAATGGAGGCTCTGGGCAGACGAGCCAGAAGGTAGAGACGCTGCCCTCATCTCGGCCCACACGGGCTGGGTGCTGGGCAGGGACGGAGGACAGGAGGAGAGACCGTCTCTCTTCCCTGAGTGGGCACCTCCAGGGTCAAAGAAATGGTGGGAGCTAGGATGAGGGCTGGACGTGGAACCCACCCCTGAGGCCTCTGGTCCCTCCTATCTCAGGATTTAAGCTGCCCATGGGCCGTGCTTGCCGGAGGCCTCCCCTTGGTGCTAATGTGCTCCCACCTGGCGGGTGACATTAAGGCAGGGCTCCCGCGCGTAGGTTGACAGAGGACTAGTGTCTCCTGCTCTCAGAGCGAACCCCAGCAGGAGGAGGGCGGGGGTCCTCGGATCCGGGGGCGAGGGCTCAGCTCAGGGGCAGGTGGATGTAGGGGACCTACCCTGGGCGGTCAGGGCGTGGATGTTGTCGTTCCCCAGCCAGAACTCCCCCAGCTGGCTGCCGAAGCCCTGCCTGTACGTGGCCCAGTCACGAAAGAAATCCACGGAGCCGTCGCTCCTTCGCTGGAAaacctggggaaggagagagggctcGGGGGCCAGGGCCCTGCTAGGGTCCACGGCTCGGGGGCCCCACCACGTCGGGGGAGGCCTTGCAGCTCAGGGAGCATTCTGGGAGAGTGCCCGGCATGGCTGTGGGGCCTCATCTCAGACCCCAGGGGTGGACACAGCCCACAGGTGCGGGAGCGGGAAACCAGAGGAACAGAGAGGGTGGGCAACaagcccaaa includes these proteins:
- the LOC100479345 gene encoding ficolin-2-like, with translation MASRGRMQWPWVTALPHCLQPRLDTGEPGLHQLCDTAPRTCKELLTRGHFLSGWFTIYLPDCRPLSVLCDMEMDGGGWTVFQRRSDGSVDFFRDWATYRQGFGSQLGEFWLGNDNIHALTAQGTSELRVDLVDFEGNHQFAKYSSFRVAGEAEKYRLVLGAFVGGSAGDSLTYHNDQPFSTKDQDNDSNSENCADRYQGGWWYFKCHLSNLNGLYLRGSHESFANGVNWKSGKGYNYSYKVSEMKMRPV